The following are encoded in a window of Sutcliffiella horikoshii genomic DNA:
- a CDS encoding SDR family oxidoreductase — protein MAKTIFITGAGTGLGRGAAVGLAKKGHRVIATTELTSQKTDLLREVENQGLDMEVFKLDITNPLDLEQMEKYDFDVFVANAAINEGGPLGEVPMERFRALFEINVFATLETAQIAARKLVKRGSGKIVFMSSMAGISATPYVGPYTATKHALEGIAQTMKSELEEFGVKVATINPGPYATGFNKRAAEEKWKWFDEEKHFTRKADMIEQEEQLKEFDPEDMIEKMVEIIPADDHKFRTVYPEETEKQLKETEQERWDMRI, from the coding sequence ATGGCTAAAACAATATTTATTACAGGAGCGGGAACTGGACTTGGAAGAGGTGCTGCGGTAGGACTTGCCAAGAAAGGACATAGAGTCATCGCTACAACGGAACTGACATCTCAGAAAACCGATTTATTGCGGGAAGTGGAGAATCAAGGGCTGGATATGGAAGTTTTCAAGCTCGATATTACGAACCCTTTGGATTTGGAACAGATGGAGAAATACGATTTTGATGTGTTTGTGGCAAATGCCGCAATCAATGAAGGAGGGCCGCTTGGGGAAGTGCCGATGGAAAGATTCCGTGCCCTTTTTGAGATCAATGTTTTCGCGACCCTTGAAACGGCGCAGATTGCTGCAAGGAAACTGGTGAAAAGGGGAAGCGGAAAGATCGTCTTCATGAGTTCGATGGCTGGCATTTCAGCGACACCTTATGTGGGTCCTTACACGGCAACCAAGCATGCATTGGAAGGAATTGCGCAGACGATGAAATCGGAGCTAGAAGAGTTCGGTGTGAAAGTGGCGACCATCAATCCGGGGCCATACGCAACTGGCTTCAATAAACGAGCTGCCGAGGAAAAGTGGAAATGGTTTGATGAAGAAAAGCATTTCACAAGAAAAGCAGACATGATCGAGCAGGAAGAGCAGTTAAAGGAGTTCGACCCTGAAGACATGATTGAAAAGATGGTGGAAATCATTCCAGCTGATGACCATAAGTTCCGCACTGTTTATCCTGAGGAGACGGAGAAACAGCTGAAAGAGACGGAGCAAGAGCGTTGGGATATGAGGATTTGA
- a CDS encoding biotin transporter BioY, giving the protein MTTKNEKLRWLILCAMFAAITAVLAQMEIPLPLVPISGQTLAVGLAATILGSRYGAMSMVCYVLLGAVGLPVFAEMKGGAGVLVGPTGGYIFGFILAAFFTGYILEKTSFTLKWAMFANTVGMIITLVMGTVQLKFVMDMTWADALKFGVYPFIVVGLIKAFLASWIGITVRRRLKQANLLQVKGDVAA; this is encoded by the coding sequence ATGACCACAAAAAACGAAAAACTAAGATGGCTAATTTTATGCGCTATGTTCGCCGCGATCACAGCAGTGCTCGCACAAATGGAAATCCCATTGCCTCTTGTGCCAATCAGCGGGCAAACACTTGCGGTGGGACTTGCGGCAACCATTCTCGGAAGCAGATATGGGGCTATGTCAATGGTCTGTTACGTCCTGCTTGGAGCGGTCGGCTTGCCCGTGTTTGCTGAAATGAAGGGTGGAGCTGGGGTCCTTGTCGGTCCAACCGGAGGATACATATTCGGCTTTATCCTAGCTGCATTCTTCACCGGCTACATATTAGAAAAAACATCTTTCACTTTAAAGTGGGCAATGTTTGCCAATACCGTCGGAATGATTATTACACTTGTGATGGGAACGGTTCAGTTAAAATTTGTGATGGATATGACATGGGCCGATGCATTGAAATTCGGTGTTTATCCTTTCATTGTGGTAGGTCTCATTAAAGCATTCTTGGCAAGTTGGATTGGGATTACAGTAAGAAGACGTCTGAAGCAGGCTAACCTTTTGCAGGTAAAAGGGGATGTAGCTGCGTAA